One part of the Anaerolineales bacterium genome encodes these proteins:
- a CDS encoding YtxH domain-containing protein, translating to MRQFFAFLLGVVSGALIGSSIAILAAPSSGEDLRGELRNRWNRVRDELSEAAGERRYELERQLSSMRNPVREIPLEDR from the coding sequence ATGAGGCAATTCTTTGCTTTTCTACTGGGGGTCGTGAGCGGAGCGCTGATCGGCAGCAGCATCGCCATTCTGGCCGCCCCAAGCTCAGGCGAGGACCTGCGCGGTGAGCTGCGCAACCGCTGGAACCGCGTGCGCGATGAGTTGAGCGAGGCGGCCGGCGAGCGCCGTTATGAACTGGAGCGCCAGCTGAGTTCCATGCGCAACCCTGTGCGTGAGATCCCGCTGGAAGACCGCTAG
- a CDS encoding O-antigen ligase family protein translates to MDAWLSTGNLKRASQALWALVLFGLPITTFRYIPGPLGLAQIKPFSMLPLALLLPVLLLLHFRQRRLPLPVNLRPLLVFLLFAAASSAIAILYAPEPLRGAEVDGRILRGWMSLLVGLAFFVAAFWMNRTRQDVHFSLRWLYAGLAVTILWSFVQALAIHTELVTSAWANSVQLAFSEHPLFTQRVSGLAYEPSWLADQLVGLYMPFLFAALLLRSSLTHWRWLEPVLLLLSLGVLLLTYSRGGLLVALVCAGAVLALVGRGALQRAWDWYRAPFRRAPFRRTPFRRAPRAQFRRGQSRSLKSSGQKQPAALALRFGLVLAAIAALVAAGSFLASYDYITSLWEPSENEERNLVEYVIDISAGPRLAYAVAGYHVFEVAPLTGVGLGASGLYLFPEFPDWSYTIPEIARQLSPDSTIIPNIKNLHIRLLAETGLPGFWFFMVFFISFLALLRHMWRSGDGFYRFVAVAGLFAWLATLMRNFTQDSFTFPIMWVIFGLLAGVYPQQPDQLKGLNE, encoded by the coding sequence ATGGATGCCTGGCTGTCCACCGGCAACCTCAAACGCGCCTCGCAGGCTTTGTGGGCATTGGTCCTGTTTGGCCTGCCCATCACCACCTTCCGCTACATCCCCGGCCCGCTGGGCCTGGCGCAGATCAAGCCTTTCTCCATGCTGCCGCTGGCCCTGCTTTTGCCAGTGTTACTGTTGTTGCACTTTCGCCAGCGCCGGCTACCGCTGCCGGTCAACTTACGTCCCCTCCTGGTGTTCCTCCTTTTCGCCGCCGCGTCCAGCGCCATCGCCATCTTGTATGCGCCTGAACCCTTACGCGGCGCCGAGGTGGATGGCCGCATTCTGCGCGGTTGGATGTCGCTGCTTGTTGGACTAGCCTTCTTCGTCGCCGCCTTCTGGATGAATCGCACCCGTCAGGATGTGCATTTCTCGCTGCGTTGGTTGTACGCAGGCTTGGCCGTCACCATTCTGTGGAGTTTTGTGCAGGCCCTCGCCATTCACACTGAACTGGTAACCTCGGCCTGGGCCAATTCGGTACAGCTTGCTTTTTCCGAGCACCCGTTATTTACTCAGCGGGTGAGCGGCCTGGCGTATGAGCCTTCGTGGCTGGCCGACCAACTGGTGGGTTTGTACATGCCGTTCTTGTTCGCCGCACTGCTGTTGCGTAGCTCGCTGACCCACTGGCGTTGGTTGGAGCCAGTGTTGTTGCTGCTCAGTCTGGGTGTGCTGTTGCTCACCTATTCACGCGGCGGCCTGCTGGTAGCACTCGTATGCGCCGGTGCGGTGCTGGCGCTGGTGGGACGCGGCGCGCTGCAACGCGCTTGGGATTGGTATCGTGCGCCGTTCCGTCGTGCGCCGTTCCGCCGTACGCCGTTCCGTCGTGCCCCGCGTGCCCAATTTCGCCGCGGCCAATCCCGTAGCCTAAAATCGAGCGGCCAAAAACAGCCGGCTGCTTTGGCCTTGCGCTTCGGCCTGGTGTTGGCCGCCATTGCCGCCCTGGTCGCCGCTGGCAGCTTCCTCGCCAGTTATGACTACATCACCAGCCTGTGGGAACCCAGCGAGAATGAAGAGCGCAATCTGGTTGAGTACGTCATCGACATCAGCGCCGGCCCGCGTTTGGCCTACGCGGTTGCCGGCTATCACGTCTTCGAAGTGGCTCCGCTGACTGGGGTAGGGCTGGGTGCTAGCGGCCTGTACCTGTTCCCTGAGTTCCCCGACTGGTCCTACACCATCCCAGAGATCGCCCGCCAGCTCAGCCCTGATTCGACCATCATCCCTAATATCAAGAACTTGCATATTCGCCTGCTGGCCGAGACCGGGCTGCCTGGTTTCTGGTTCTTCATGGTGTTCTTTATTTCTTTCCTGGCTTTATTGCGTCACATGTGGCGCTCAGGTGATGGCTTCTATCGCTTCGTTGCCGTGGCAGGCTTGTTCGCCTGGCTGGCAACCTTGATGCGCAATTTCACCCAGGATTCATTCACCTTCCCTATCATGTGGGTTATATTCGGCCTCCTGGCTGGGGTGTACCCACAACAGCCTGACCAACTGAAAGGGCTAAATGAATAG
- a CDS encoding 2-dehydropantoate 2-reductase: MSVLIVGSGALACLFAARLAATGEQVDLLATWPEGLHALQSSGVTLEVDGTRTTYPVRASNDLEVFAGARRALVLVKAWQTLRASQQLQACLAPDGVALTLQNGLGNQEELERVLGAARVAIGVITTGATLVAPGVVRWGGEGVISLGAHPAQAEFASLFTASGFQVNIGQDVTSLQWSKLVINAAINPLTALLAVPNGELLTRPAAAELSAQLAAEAAAVAAALNVPLTFSDPVAAAQDVARRTAANHSSMYQDAQRGALTEVDAISGAIVRAGQQAGVPTPATETIWKLVQALRPA; the protein is encoded by the coding sequence GTGTCCGTGCTCATCGTAGGCAGCGGCGCGCTGGCATGCTTGTTCGCCGCCCGTCTGGCGGCCACAGGCGAGCAAGTGGACCTGCTCGCCACCTGGCCTGAAGGGTTGCACGCCCTGCAAAGTTCCGGCGTCACGCTGGAAGTGGATGGCACGCGTACCACCTATCCCGTGCGCGCCAGCAATGACCTGGAGGTTTTCGCAGGTGCGCGCCGCGCCCTGGTACTAGTCAAGGCCTGGCAAACGCTCCGCGCCTCCCAGCAACTGCAGGCTTGCCTTGCACCGGACGGGGTTGCCCTCACATTGCAAAACGGTCTCGGCAATCAGGAAGAGTTGGAGCGCGTGCTCGGCGCGGCGCGTGTTGCTATCGGCGTCATCACTACCGGAGCCACCTTGGTGGCCCCCGGGGTCGTGCGCTGGGGCGGCGAGGGGGTGATCTCGCTCGGAGCCCATCCCGCGCAGGCCGAGTTTGCGTCGTTGTTCACCGCGTCCGGTTTCCAGGTCAATATCGGGCAGGATGTGACATCGCTGCAATGGAGCAAGCTGGTCATCAACGCCGCCATCAACCCGCTCACCGCGCTGCTCGCCGTCCCCAACGGCGAGCTACTCACTCGTCCCGCCGCGGCGGAGCTCAGCGCTCAACTGGCCGCTGAGGCTGCCGCGGTTGCCGCTGCCCTAAACGTCCCGCTCACTTTTTCCGACCCAGTTGCCGCAGCCCAAGATGTGGCCCGTCGCACCGCAGCCAATCACTCTTCCATGTATCAGGATGCCCAGCGCGGCGCGCTGACCGAGGTAGACGCTATCAGTGGCGCCATCGTGCGTGCCGGCCAGCAGGCCGGCGTGCCCACGCCTGCCACCGAGACCATCTGGAAACTGGTACAAGCGCTGAGGCCGGCATGA
- a CDS encoding glycosyltransferase family 39 protein, whose amino-acid sequence MSLRKASQPRPSLLEPSSRTAKILLAVLLLLGFALRMLDLTDPPLDFHTTRQLHGAIVARSIYFEMHPDPDPAVQERMVSMRNVVGELEPPILETIVAFGYSLVGGPQLWVARIVNSLAWILAGIPLYGLARRLGGRLPALLAVAYFSFLPFAAQASRSFQPDPLMVALLVLAAYAAYRWSQQQEWKWVLIAGASAGLAVLVKIVAVFIVMGFMLALVLSTLGFKTALRNRQVWVMALLSALPAAGYYLLNIGDTSGSYLQDWILALLPQAFAPSFYIFWVKMLEGLFSSGALLAAGIGTLLAPRHPRGMLVGIWIGYVAYGILLPHQTTTHSYYHLQLVPVIALGMVAALGTLHEKLQQQARLWQALALAVVLGVLVHSAWIFRSTLFAADYREAPAYWERVGAAIPNDGNTIGLVDGYGYLLNYYGGWNLRLWPITAEFDLAEMRGSDWGSFEDYFEDRTADVQYFLITEFGEFERQAELKAYLEANARVYVRTQDFIIYDLGAK is encoded by the coding sequence ATGAGCCTCCGAAAAGCTTCGCAACCTCGCCCATCCCTTCTGGAACCTTCTTCGCGTACAGCAAAGATCCTGCTTGCGGTGCTCCTGCTGCTTGGCTTCGCCTTGCGCATGCTGGATCTCACGGATCCCCCGCTCGATTTTCACACCACGCGCCAGTTGCATGGCGCTATCGTGGCTCGCAGTATCTACTTTGAAATGCACCCGGATCCCGATCCAGCCGTCCAGGAGCGCATGGTGAGTATGCGCAACGTGGTCGGCGAACTCGAACCGCCCATTCTGGAAACCATCGTGGCTTTTGGCTATAGCCTGGTGGGTGGGCCACAGCTCTGGGTTGCCCGGATCGTCAATTCGTTAGCGTGGATCCTGGCAGGCATTCCCCTCTATGGGCTCGCCCGCCGCCTGGGTGGCCGCCTTCCCGCGTTGCTTGCGGTAGCCTATTTCAGCTTTTTGCCATTTGCCGCCCAGGCTAGTCGCTCCTTCCAGCCAGACCCGCTGATGGTGGCTCTGTTGGTGTTGGCGGCTTATGCCGCGTATCGCTGGTCTCAGCAGCAAGAGTGGAAGTGGGTCCTCATTGCCGGGGCTAGTGCCGGCCTGGCTGTGTTAGTCAAAATTGTGGCCGTGTTTATTGTCATGGGCTTCATGCTGGCTTTAGTGTTGTCTACGCTTGGGTTCAAGACCGCATTGCGCAATCGCCAGGTGTGGGTTATGGCACTGCTCAGTGCGCTGCCCGCTGCAGGCTACTACCTGCTCAACATAGGCGACACCTCAGGCTCTTATCTGCAAGATTGGATCCTTGCTCTTTTGCCACAAGCGTTTGCTCCCTCGTTCTACATCTTTTGGGTGAAGATGCTGGAAGGCCTTTTTAGCAGCGGAGCCTTGCTGGCCGCTGGCATCGGCACGTTGTTAGCACCACGCCACCCGCGCGGCATGCTGGTCGGGATTTGGATCGGCTATGTGGCCTATGGCATCTTGCTGCCGCATCAAACCACCACCCACTCGTACTACCATCTGCAACTTGTGCCCGTCATCGCTCTGGGCATGGTTGCTGCCCTCGGCACGTTGCACGAGAAACTACAGCAGCAAGCACGCCTGTGGCAGGCGCTGGCCCTGGCGGTCGTGCTCGGTGTGCTCGTACATTCGGCGTGGATCTTCCGCTCCACCTTGTTTGCTGCTGACTATCGCGAAGCGCCTGCCTATTGGGAGCGCGTAGGCGCCGCAATTCCAAATGATGGCAACACCATCGGCCTGGTGGATGGCTACGGCTATCTGCTCAACTATTATGGCGGCTGGAATTTGCGCTTATGGCCTATTACGGCTGAGTTTGATCTGGCTGAGATGCGCGGCAGCGACTGGGGCAGCTTTGAAGACTATTTTGAAGATCGCACTGCAGATGTGCAGTATTTCCTTATCACCGAATTTGGGGAATTTGAGCGCCAGGCCGAGCTCAAAGCCTATCTCGAAGCCAATGCCCGCGTGTATGTGCGGACTCAAGATTTCATCATCTACGATCTGGGAGCCAAGTAA
- a CDS encoding SDR family oxidoreductase: MTSPRHVVITGAAGGIGRACVEHYHQLGWRVWAIDQAQPTPALPDGVTFIGVDLAVAGEVDAVVDQLTQQLGGHLHVLVNNAALQVAKSLAATSADEWDRVHAINLRAPFLLARDLYPALAAARGAVVNVSSVHAFATSADIGAYASSKGGLLALTRAMAIEFAKDGVRANAILPGATDTPMLQAGLDRGHVQGADMQQRKADLAGKILLKRLATPEEIARSIYFLGDGEASGYITGQSLVVDGGALARLSTE; the protein is encoded by the coding sequence ATGACCAGCCCCCGTCACGTTGTTATCACCGGAGCCGCAGGCGGCATTGGCCGCGCCTGCGTAGAGCACTACCACCAGCTAGGCTGGCGTGTTTGGGCTATTGACCAGGCTCAGCCTACCCCCGCTTTGCCCGACGGTGTCACCTTCATCGGCGTTGACCTTGCGGTTGCGGGCGAGGTGGACGCTGTCGTAGACCAGCTCACCCAGCAGCTCGGCGGCCATTTACATGTGCTCGTCAACAACGCCGCGTTGCAAGTCGCCAAGTCCTTGGCCGCCACCAGCGCAGACGAATGGGACCGGGTGCACGCCATCAACTTGCGTGCACCCTTCCTGCTCGCGCGCGATCTATATCCGGCCTTGGCCGCCGCGCGTGGCGCGGTGGTGAACGTCAGCTCCGTACATGCCTTCGCCACCTCAGCTGATATTGGCGCCTATGCCAGCTCCAAGGGTGGCCTGTTGGCGCTGACCCGCGCCATGGCCATTGAATTTGCTAAGGATGGCGTGCGCGCCAATGCCATCTTGCCGGGCGCCACGGATACACCCATGCTGCAGGCTGGGTTGGACCGCGGCCATGTGCAAGGTGCTGATATGCAGCAGCGCAAAGCGGACCTGGCCGGCAAAATTCTGCTTAAGCGCCTGGCCACACCCGAAGAGATCGCCCGCAGCATTTACTTCCTGGGCGATGGGGAAGCGTCTGGCTACATTACCGGCCAGTCTCTGGTGGTGGATGGCGGTGCGCTGGCGCGGCTCAGCACAGAATGA
- a CDS encoding phosphoglycerate dehydrogenase yields MTKTILLSAPYMLPTVERFRPVFAHYGLELIVPKVEERMEAEQILQYAGQFDGAVCGDDRYTAEVLAACAPRLKVISKWGTGIDSIDRVAAAELGIQIRNTPDAFTDPVADSVMAGVLSFARQTPWLDKAIKAGEWRKLPGRSLFECTLGVIGVGRIGKAVVRRARGFGMRLLGYDTADVPDSFLAETGVDMVSLEELLSQADFVSLNADLNPTSHHILNAQTIAHLQPHAVVINTARGPLVDEPALIAALQAGKLAGAMLDVFEHEPLPADSPLRSMDNVLLAPHNSNASPFSWERVHWNTIRNLLDGLGIAADDLDPADYPPR; encoded by the coding sequence ATGACCAAAACCATTTTGCTTTCCGCACCTTACATGCTGCCCACCGTAGAGCGCTTTCGCCCCGTGTTTGCGCATTATGGCCTAGAGCTCATAGTCCCGAAAGTAGAAGAGCGCATGGAGGCCGAGCAGATCCTACAGTATGCCGGCCAGTTTGACGGCGCAGTCTGCGGCGATGACCGCTACACCGCCGAAGTGCTGGCGGCCTGCGCCCCGCGTCTGAAGGTGATCTCCAAATGGGGTACCGGTATCGACTCGATCGACCGGGTGGCTGCCGCCGAACTCGGCATCCAGATCCGCAATACGCCGGATGCCTTCACAGACCCAGTGGCCGACTCGGTTATGGCAGGCGTGCTCAGCTTTGCTCGCCAGACGCCCTGGCTGGATAAGGCCATCAAGGCCGGCGAGTGGAGGAAGCTGCCCGGCCGCTCCCTGTTCGAATGCACACTGGGTGTGATCGGGGTGGGGCGTATTGGCAAAGCCGTCGTCCGCCGAGCGCGCGGTTTTGGCATGCGCCTGCTGGGCTACGATACCGCCGACGTGCCGGATAGTTTTCTGGCTGAGACAGGTGTAGATATGGTCTCGCTGGAGGAGCTGCTGTCTCAGGCAGACTTTGTCAGCCTCAATGCAGACCTCAACCCCACCAGCCATCACATTCTCAACGCGCAGACGATCGCGCACCTGCAACCGCATGCCGTGGTGATCAACACCGCCCGCGGCCCGCTGGTGGATGAGCCTGCCCTCATCGCCGCGTTGCAGGCGGGCAAGCTGGCCGGCGCCATGCTGGATGTGTTTGAGCACGAGCCTTTGCCAGCGGATAGCCCGCTGCGCAGCATGGACAATGTGCTGCTGGCGCCGCACAACTCCAATGCCAGCCCCTTTTCCTGGGAGCGCGTGCATTGGAACACCATCCGCAATCTACTCGACGGGCTGGGAATTGCTGCCGATGATTTAGACCCGGCAGACTACCCGCCCCGCTAA
- a CDS encoding glycosyltransferase has product MVQPLVTIVTPSYNQAQYLQHTIESVLSQDYANIQYIIVDGGSTDGSVDLIKRYASQLHWWVSEPDQGQADAINKGFARARGQYQAWINADDILLAHAIREAVEFLEQHPEVGLVYGDTEFIDAAGKPRGRFPAAQTDYARMLRGYVHIPQQATVWRGNLWRPLDASLQFAMDYDLWVNIAKRSRLRYLPRLWAQFRLHADSKTLQNDMRAWEDMLRVHKREGGGYFSLMRAKYWLRKLLFPLLRARRQRQAGIAE; this is encoded by the coding sequence ATGGTTCAACCGCTGGTCACCATCGTCACGCCTTCGTATAACCAGGCACAGTATCTGCAGCACACGATTGAGTCCGTGCTGTCTCAAGATTATGCAAACATCCAGTACATAATAGTGGATGGTGGTTCTACCGACGGCAGCGTCGATCTCATCAAGCGCTATGCCAGCCAGTTGCACTGGTGGGTCTCGGAGCCGGACCAGGGCCAGGCGGATGCCATCAACAAGGGCTTTGCGCGCGCCCGCGGTCAGTACCAGGCTTGGATCAATGCCGATGACATCTTGCTAGCGCACGCTATCCGTGAAGCCGTAGAGTTCCTTGAGCAGCATCCAGAAGTAGGCTTGGTCTATGGCGATACCGAGTTCATCGACGCGGCGGGCAAGCCGCGCGGCCGCTTCCCCGCCGCCCAGACCGACTATGCGCGTATGTTGCGCGGCTATGTACACATTCCGCAACAGGCCACCGTATGGCGCGGCAACCTGTGGCGCCCGCTGGACGCCAGTCTGCAGTTCGCCATGGATTACGACCTGTGGGTGAATATTGCCAAGCGCAGTCGTCTGCGCTATCTGCCGCGGCTTTGGGCCCAGTTCCGCTTACATGCTGATTCCAAGACCCTGCAGAACGATATGCGCGCCTGGGAAGACATGCTGCGTGTTCACAAACGTGAGGGCGGCGGCTATTTTTCGCTTATGCGCGCTAAATATTGGTTGCGTAAGCTATTATTTCCCCTGTTGCGCGCCCGCCGCCAACGTCAGGCCGGCATTGCTGAATAA
- the panB gene encoding 3-methyl-2-oxobutanoate hydroxymethyltransferase, translating into MSTEAPKKAATASRPKVTTRTFRQMKKDGQPITMLTAYDYPTALAQERAGVDAILVGDSLGMVVLGYPNTLPVTMEDMLHHCKAVARGAQTPMLIGDLPFMSYQVSVQQAVANAGRFLQEAGMDAVKLEGGQERAEAVRQIVAAGIPVMGHLGLTPQSVNTLGGFRPQARTKSAARKLIEDALALQEAGAFSVVLESVPDRLAEWVSKKLTIPTIGIGAGVGCDGQVLVTHDLLGLFDRFTPKFVKKYADMHTTMVDAFGVFIKEVRDHSFPTDEHSVPIKDEAWDALLKELGE; encoded by the coding sequence ATGTCTACAGAGGCGCCTAAGAAAGCGGCAACCGCCAGCCGCCCCAAAGTCACCACGCGCACCTTCAGGCAAATGAAGAAAGACGGCCAGCCAATCACCATGCTGACCGCCTATGACTACCCCACCGCCCTGGCCCAGGAGCGCGCCGGGGTGGACGCCATTCTGGTGGGCGATTCGCTGGGCATGGTCGTGCTGGGCTATCCCAATACGCTGCCTGTCACCATGGAAGATATGCTCCACCACTGCAAGGCCGTGGCGCGTGGCGCCCAGACGCCGATGCTGATCGGCGATCTGCCCTTCATGTCCTACCAGGTGTCTGTTCAGCAGGCCGTTGCCAACGCTGGGCGCTTCTTGCAGGAAGCCGGCATGGACGCCGTCAAGCTGGAGGGTGGTCAGGAGCGCGCTGAAGCCGTGCGCCAGATCGTAGCCGCCGGCATTCCGGTCATGGGCCATCTGGGTCTTACGCCGCAGAGCGTCAATACGCTCGGCGGCTTCCGCCCACAAGCTCGCACCAAGTCGGCCGCCCGCAAGCTGATCGAAGATGCCCTAGCCCTGCAGGAGGCTGGCGCCTTCAGCGTGGTGCTCGAGTCTGTGCCAGACCGCCTGGCCGAGTGGGTCTCCAAAAAGCTCACCATCCCCACCATCGGCATTGGCGCTGGCGTGGGCTGTGACGGCCAGGTGCTCGTCACGCATGATCTGCTTGGTTTGTTCGATCGCTTCACCCCCAAATTCGTTAAAAAATATGCCGATATGCACACCACCATGGTGGATGCTTTTGGCGTATTTATCAAAGAGGTGCGGGACCACAGTTTTCCCACTGATGAACACAGCGTACCTATCAAAGACGAAGCCTGGGATGCGCTGCTCAAGGAGTTGGGAGAGTAA
- a CDS encoding immune inhibitor A — MNRRTLLILAIVLVSLLIACIACAAVGGLGFLWFWESELDLPADYTGPNTQAPTPNVVINNDPASDETLRVLEQTIVPENDPADIASRLQGILSIPDSVPYAGPSSVGDQKSFYVTNSDTNETSLRNATLRYAGDIVYFWIENGVNFDQGDLERLARAFETQMYPINRSFFGSEWSPGIDNDPHIYILYTTGMGFNVAGYFSSADEIHPIARPDSNAHEMFLINAGNSPLDDEYTYGVLAHEYQHMIHWNTDRNETSWLNEGLSELATLLNGYVHTGFIQQYASNPDHQLNDWPNHDYTTPYYGAAFSFVTYFLERFGNEATQALVADPANGLDSIDNVLLLEAATDGITGQQILADDVVLDWVITNYLNDAGVADGRYHYRQYGDEVYVRTYATETVSDCPSAPQTRDVKQYGVDYITITCSGTLNFSGSTSTQLIPQDAYSGRYAFWSNKGDESDMTLTREFDLREVSGPVSLDYYIWYNIEEDWDYGYVLASTNGGVTWDFLQTPNGTGSNPTGGNYGWGYTGFSGGSEPGSWIKESVDISAYAGQQVLLRFEYITDAAVNGEGFMVDDVSIPAINYFEDFESGSGGWEAAGFARIENALPQSFRLALIHHGATPTVEILDVPAGNTLQVDLQGDDEVTLVVMGATRFTRQAAAYQFWFE, encoded by the coding sequence ATGAATAGACGAACCTTGTTAATTCTGGCGATCGTGCTGGTTTCTCTGCTGATCGCCTGCATCGCATGCGCCGCCGTGGGCGGCCTGGGCTTCTTGTGGTTCTGGGAGAGCGAGCTCGATCTGCCCGCTGATTACACCGGGCCAAATACGCAGGCGCCAACCCCCAACGTGGTCATCAACAATGACCCTGCGTCGGATGAAACCCTGCGTGTGCTCGAGCAAACCATCGTGCCGGAGAATGATCCGGCCGATATCGCCAGCCGCCTGCAAGGCATCCTCAGCATTCCAGACTCCGTACCCTACGCTGGTCCCTCTAGCGTTGGTGATCAGAAGAGCTTCTATGTCACCAACAGCGACACCAATGAGACTTCGCTGCGAAACGCCACCCTGCGCTATGCTGGCGATATCGTCTACTTCTGGATCGAGAACGGCGTGAACTTTGACCAGGGCGATCTGGAGCGCTTGGCGCGTGCCTTTGAGACCCAGATGTACCCTATCAACCGCAGCTTCTTCGGCAGCGAGTGGTCACCTGGTATCGATAACGACCCGCACATCTACATCCTCTACACCACCGGAATGGGTTTCAATGTGGCGGGCTACTTCTCCTCGGCCGATGAAATTCACCCCATCGCCCGCCCGGATTCCAACGCCCACGAGATGTTCCTCATCAACGCTGGCAACAGCCCGCTGGATGATGAGTACACCTATGGCGTGCTGGCTCATGAGTATCAGCACATGATTCACTGGAACACAGACCGCAATGAAACCAGTTGGCTCAACGAGGGGTTGTCTGAGCTGGCTACCTTGCTAAACGGCTACGTGCACACCGGCTTCATTCAGCAATATGCTAGCAACCCTGATCACCAGTTGAATGACTGGCCCAACCATGACTACACAACACCGTACTATGGCGCTGCCTTTTCCTTCGTCACTTACTTTTTGGAACGCTTTGGTAACGAGGCCACCCAGGCCCTGGTAGCCGATCCCGCCAACGGACTAGACTCCATTGACAATGTGCTGCTTCTTGAAGCTGCCACCGATGGAATCACCGGCCAGCAGATCCTGGCGGATGATGTCGTGCTGGACTGGGTGATAACCAATTACCTTAATGATGCTGGCGTTGCCGATGGCCGCTACCACTACCGTCAGTACGGGGATGAGGTCTATGTGCGCACCTATGCCACCGAGACTGTCAGCGATTGCCCCAGCGCCCCGCAAACTCGTGATGTCAAGCAGTATGGCGTGGACTACATCACCATCACCTGCAGCGGCACCCTCAACTTCAGCGGCTCCACCAGCACCCAGTTGATCCCGCAAGACGCCTACTCTGGCCGTTATGCCTTCTGGTCAAACAAAGGCGATGAGTCTGATATGACCCTGACGCGTGAATTTGACCTGCGCGAGGTCAGCGGCCCCGTGAGCCTGGACTACTACATTTGGTACAACATCGAAGAAGACTGGGATTATGGGTACGTGCTCGCTTCCACCAATGGCGGCGTCACGTGGGACTTTTTGCAAACCCCTAACGGCACAGGCTCCAACCCCACCGGCGGCAACTATGGCTGGGGCTACACCGGCTTCTCCGGCGGGTCGGAGCCCGGCTCCTGGATCAAGGAGAGCGTGGACATCTCGGCCTATGCTGGCCAGCAGGTGCTCCTGCGCTTCGAATACATCACCGATGCCGCCGTAAATGGCGAAGGCTTCATGGTGGATGATGTTTCCATCCCGGCCATTAACTACTTCGAAGACTTTGAGAGCGGCAGCGGCGGCTGGGAAGCGGCCGGCTTTGCCCGCATCGAGAATGCCCTGCCGCAGAGTTTCCGCCTGGCGCTCATTCACCACGGCGCTACGCCTACCGTCGAGATCCTCGACGTGCCGGCAGGGAATACGTTGCAGGTTGATCTACAGGGTGACGATGAGGTGACGCTTGTGGTGATGGGCGCTACCCGTTTCACCCGCCAAGCCGCCGCCTACCAATTCTGGTTTGAATAG
- a CDS encoding glycosyltransferase, with amino-acid sequence MASSDQPLVSIITPSYNQAAFLEDTILSVTGQDYPNLEYFVVDGGSNDGSVELIKRYANKLDWWVSEPDQGQADAINKGLARTKGEFVAWLNSDDFYRPGAVAQAVAALQQNPQAGIVYADLDSIDRTGRIFNTIHYRQFSLLDLLSFEIIGQPTVFMRRAVLQQAGPLDASYRYLLDHQLWLRMLQQAPAMYVPAVWAAARHHASAKNVGEAAGFGREAMRILAWAGSQPHMRELIAAHHRQVLAGAHVFDARYLLDGGQAAAALRSFGRVASLQPGRLLRHLPRIFFAFLSLFGLGGLRRVFQRREY; translated from the coding sequence ATGGCTTCTTCCGATCAGCCACTTGTTTCCATAATTACTCCTTCGTACAACCAGGCTGCCTTTCTTGAAGATACGATCCTGTCAGTTACTGGGCAGGATTACCCTAATTTGGAATACTTTGTCGTTGACGGTGGCTCAAACGACGGTAGCGTGGAGCTTATCAAGCGCTATGCCAACAAACTGGACTGGTGGGTATCCGAGCCAGACCAGGGTCAGGCCGATGCTATCAACAAGGGCTTGGCACGCACCAAGGGGGAATTTGTCGCCTGGCTCAACTCTGATGATTTCTATCGCCCGGGCGCAGTGGCGCAGGCCGTGGCTGCATTGCAGCAAAATCCTCAGGCGGGCATAGTCTACGCCGATCTGGATTCCATAGATCGCACCGGCCGCATCTTCAACACCATCCACTATCGCCAGTTCTCCCTGCTTGATCTGCTTTCCTTTGAGATCATCGGTCAGCCCACCGTGTTCATGCGCCGGGCTGTCCTGCAGCAGGCCGGCCCGCTGGATGCAAGCTACCGTTATCTGCTTGACCACCAGCTCTGGCTGCGTATGCTGCAGCAAGCCCCGGCCATGTATGTGCCCGCGGTGTGGGCCGCCGCCCGCCACCATGCCAGCGCCAAGAACGTGGGCGAGGCGGCCGGTTTCGGCCGCGAGGCCATGCGCATCCTGGCTTGGGCCGGCAGCCAGCCGCACATGCGCGAGCTCATTGCCGCCCACCACCGCCAAGTGTTGGCTGGCGCGCACGTATTTGACGCCCGCTATCTGCTCGATGGCGGCCAGGCCGCTGCGGCCTTGCGCTCCTTCGGGCGGGTAGCCAGCTTGCAGCCTGGACGCTTGCTGCGCCATTTGCCGCGTATCTTCTTCGCTTTCCTTAGCTTGTTTGGGTTGGGCGGTTTGCGCCGTGTTTTTCAGCGCCGGGAATATTGA